A section of the Nostoc commune NIES-4072 genome encodes:
- a CDS encoding ABC transporter ATP-binding protein, which yields MNLMWFAREINKYIVPYKWLVSLLIAREIFEAAFDSSIRMSLKFIIDAAIIPQNYSLLVLILLLLLGGAILFIFIGLLGDYWAIVFQISVINNIRYSMFAHLQNLSLEFFERRSTGDIANCFSGDTEKVENSLIYGLILVLELGSIFFSAILMFFLNWQLGLISCIGLTFCTIAPAKIAQKAIDKSYQIRDKQGQIANVVQENIVSQAMVKLFGLQFQTINNFFQDLQALKKVYVKAKFYSYLVQRIPTLVFVFVQLAVISIGAVMAYKNIITVGTIVSFQVLLVGLNLNILSFTFSLPYLIDGIAAMQRICVLLAEVPQVQDASDAIELAHFSSEISFNNVTFNYSSERKGVNNLSLRIHKGDFLVFVGHSGAGKSTIVNLLTRLYDPEQGQILFDGVDLRSCSQKSLREQIGLVSQEVILFNTSIQENIRMGYLGATDEQIETAAKDAELHEFILSLPQGYDTPVGNRGGQLSGGQRQRIALARALLRKPAILILDEATSALDPITEAEILATVDKIAKNRTVIVITHRITQAIRANVIFVMEKGCIVARGHHADLIKQGGLYATLWQQVTAD from the coding sequence ATGAATTTAATGTGGTTTGCTAGAGAAATAAATAAATATATTGTCCCATATAAATGGTTAGTAAGTCTTCTCATTGCTCGTGAAATTTTTGAGGCTGCTTTTGATTCTTCAATTAGAATGAGCTTAAAATTTATTATTGATGCAGCCATTATTCCTCAAAATTACAGTCTCTTAGTTTTAATTCTTCTACTGCTACTTGGAGGGGCAATTTTATTTATATTTATTGGATTATTAGGGGATTACTGGGCTATAGTATTTCAGATTTCAGTTATCAATAATATCCGCTATAGTATGTTCGCTCACTTACAAAACCTATCTTTAGAATTTTTTGAGCGACGTTCAACTGGAGATATTGCCAACTGTTTTTCAGGTGATACTGAAAAAGTAGAAAATAGCTTAATCTATGGACTAATTTTAGTTTTAGAACTAGGTAGCATCTTCTTTTCTGCTATTTTAATGTTTTTTCTCAATTGGCAGCTAGGGCTGATTAGTTGTATTGGTTTAACTTTTTGCACTATTGCTCCTGCTAAAATTGCTCAAAAGGCTATAGACAAAAGCTATCAGATAAGAGACAAACAAGGACAAATTGCTAATGTTGTTCAAGAAAATATTGTCTCCCAAGCAATGGTTAAACTATTTGGTTTACAATTCCAAACGATTAACAATTTTTTTCAGGATTTGCAGGCTCTAAAAAAAGTTTATGTTAAAGCCAAGTTTTACTCTTATTTAGTTCAGAGGATTCCCACTTTAGTATTTGTGTTTGTCCAGCTTGCTGTAATCAGTATTGGCGCAGTAATGGCATACAAAAACATAATTACAGTCGGAACTATCGTTTCTTTTCAAGTTTTATTAGTCGGGTTAAATCTAAATATCCTCAGTTTTACTTTTTCTCTCCCTTACTTAATTGACGGGATAGCTGCTATGCAGCGCATTTGTGTTCTATTAGCTGAAGTGCCACAAGTACAAGACGCATCAGATGCTATTGAGTTAGCCCATTTTTCCAGTGAAATTAGCTTTAATAACGTTACCTTTAACTATTCCTCGGAAAGAAAAGGAGTTAATAATTTATCTCTAAGAATTCATAAAGGTGATTTTCTAGTCTTTGTAGGACATTCTGGTGCGGGTAAAAGTACCATTGTTAATTTATTAACCCGACTTTATGACCCCGAACAAGGTCAAATTCTCTTTGATGGTGTTGATTTGCGTTCTTGTTCTCAAAAATCCTTACGGGAACAAATTGGATTGGTTTCTCAAGAGGTGATTTTGTTTAACACCTCAATACAAGAAAATATTCGTATGGGATATTTAGGAGCTACTGATGAGCAAATAGAGACTGCCGCAAAAGATGCAGAACTTCATGAGTTTATTCTCTCTTTACCCCAAGGTTACGATACCCCTGTCGGCAATAGAGGCGGACAATTATCGGGGGGGCAGCGACAAAGAATCGCCCTAGCAAGGGCGTTGCTAAGAAAACCGGCTATTCTAATTCTTGATGAAGCGACATCGGCATTAGACCCTATTACCGAAGCAGAAATTCTTGCTACAGTTGATAAAATTGCTAAAAATCGCACAGTGATTGTAATTACTCACCGCATTACTCAAGCGATACGTGCCAATGTAATTTTTGTGATGGAAAAAGGTTGTATTGTGGCAAGAGGTCACCATGCAGATTTAATAAAACAAGGAGGATTATATGCTACTCTCTGGCAGCAAGTTACAGCAGATTAG
- a CDS encoding cytidine deaminase — protein sequence MPENDDKKTELINVASQLIATRFKPNYHEIGAAILTRSGQVFSAVHIEATVGRIAVCAEAIAIGMAATAGDTEIEMIVAVNRDGQVVSPCGMCRELIADYAPDAKVIVPGEAGSMLITINDLLPNKYHR from the coding sequence ATGCCAGAAAACGATGACAAAAAAACTGAGCTAATCAACGTAGCCAGCCAGCTCATTGCAACTCGATTCAAGCCTAATTACCACGAAATTGGAGCAGCTATACTCACCCGCTCTGGTCAAGTATTTTCTGCTGTACATATAGAGGCAACTGTGGGAAGAATTGCTGTGTGTGCCGAAGCAATTGCTATTGGGATGGCTGCTACTGCTGGAGACACAGAAATTGAAATGATTGTAGCAGTTAACAGAGATGGTCAGGTTGTATCGCCCTGCGGTATGTGTCGAGAGTTAATAGCGGATTATGCACCAGATGCCAAAGTAATAGTTCCAGGCGAAGCTGGTTCTATGCTTATTACTATTAATGACTTACTTCCCAATAAATATCACAGATAG
- a CDS encoding relaxase/mobilization nuclease domain-containing protein: MITKIKANKSFRGTTKYVLEKDKAKIIGGNMYSKSTNELVEQFTLSAHLNPQLKDPCYHLMLSVPKSDRTLNDDELANLSQRHLASVIVLSRLKGDESQVKQPEKRISDSKLNQLVDEFIETELPAYDFFIARHSDKEHDHTHIVASRVNNLDGKSIRTWNNYAYSEYSARLLEREFQLTQVQSSWESKHKAMTRNQLERVERDGLPGEEIMRRAIEKVAENKPKMPQFIEQLWREHQVKAIVSYYGHGGVRGIKFGIDVGSVNEDGSPRLLWKQGGNLNKYKCSFTKLQTELGINYDPKRDDSEIKRLNNFLEVVDNNLVNQQLKSTISPKTAHNLAETKHQTNPAKSDVEQQASSELINTIADFLEQSAVESTLIETLPQLTEQLSEYHQNLSAVRTTYDELLAAIALKEQLLSQRTVDAISDFIEQSVVDDALSETLPQLTEQLSQYHQQLANNKTTFDELSSAITQELQSHVEEKAISSISNYIEQSTISSALTQTVLELTQQLSQYKEELITAKATFNDLDAELAAELQSYLEKRAISSISDYIEQSAVESALTETVLELTQQLSQNQQQLSAGRTIFDDLEAAIVYLDQLHRSQKPVDVVALNQTPTITTDEPNLKDNLSADLYEYYSADLQNLLVTDRDKEIAIRALLDNKLTQDVEEILQASPAGWTQDEARELVLIASNQLATQKSEPEQSLTEKQRQESEFLAMAVPIAVELINWQLRESGSNCLRFKRATLEKQGRELVFTHDERGEIFRVAVSRNQSGELEYSPIYIGSVEREDIQLWQKAERVLQQIISEEQQQELRQNKEFSL; the protein is encoded by the coding sequence ATGATTACCAAAATCAAGGCTAATAAATCATTTCGGGGAACTACCAAATACGTCTTAGAGAAAGATAAAGCTAAGATTATTGGTGGGAATATGTATAGTAAAAGTACCAATGAACTGGTCGAGCAGTTTACCCTATCAGCCCACCTTAACCCTCAACTTAAAGACCCCTGCTACCACTTAATGCTTAGTGTACCGAAAAGTGATAGAACGCTAAATGATGACGAATTAGCTAATCTGTCTCAACGTCACTTGGCATCGGTCATTGTACTATCGCGGCTTAAAGGTGATGAATCCCAAGTTAAACAACCTGAGAAAAGGATATCAGACAGCAAACTAAACCAGCTAGTTGATGAATTTATAGAAACAGAACTGCCAGCCTATGACTTCTTTATAGCGCGACACTCAGACAAAGAACACGACCACACTCACATTGTTGCATCTAGAGTCAATAATCTAGATGGTAAATCCATTCGTACCTGGAATAATTACGCCTACTCGGAATACTCCGCCCGACTACTAGAGCGAGAATTTCAGCTAACCCAAGTCCAAAGTAGTTGGGAAAGTAAACACAAAGCTATGACTCGGAATCAACTGGAACGAGTCGAGCGCGATGGGCTTCCAGGTGAAGAAATAATGCGCCGAGCGATTGAAAAAGTGGCGGAAAATAAACCAAAAATGCCTCAATTTATTGAGCAGTTATGGAGAGAACATCAAGTTAAAGCCATCGTCAGTTATTACGGTCACGGTGGGGTAAGAGGTATTAAGTTCGGTATTGATGTCGGCTCAGTTAATGAAGATGGTTCCCCTCGACTGCTTTGGAAACAGGGAGGTAATTTAAATAAATATAAGTGTTCATTTACAAAGCTTCAGACAGAATTGGGGATAAACTACGACCCCAAACGGGACGATAGCGAAATTAAACGTTTAAATAATTTCTTAGAAGTTGTAGATAATAACCTAGTTAATCAACAGCTAAAATCAACCATATCACCTAAAACAGCTCACAATTTAGCCGAAACTAAACACCAGACAAACCCAGCTAAATCAGATGTAGAACAACAAGCCAGTTCAGAACTCATAAATACAATCGCTGACTTTCTTGAACAGTCAGCAGTTGAGTCAACCTTGATTGAAACATTGCCACAGTTAACAGAACAACTGTCTGAGTATCATCAGAATTTATCAGCCGTAAGAACCACATACGACGAGCTATTAGCGGCGATTGCTCTTAAGGAACAACTCTTATCACAAAGAACTGTGGATGCAATCTCTGACTTTATTGAACAGTCAGTAGTTGATGATGCCTTAAGTGAAACGTTACCACAATTAACAGAACAACTCTCTCAATATCACCAGCAGTTAGCTAATAATAAAACCACATTCGACGAGCTATCATCGGCGATTACTCAAGAGTTACAATCCCATGTAGAGGAAAAAGCAATTTCATCAATTTCTAATTATATTGAGCAATCGACTATCTCTTCAGCATTAACCCAAACAGTATTAGAATTAACGCAACAACTTTCTCAATACAAAGAGGAACTCATTACAGCTAAAGCTACATTTAATGACCTGGATGCAGAGCTTGCGGCTGAGTTACAATCATATCTAGAGAAAAGAGCCATTTCATCAATTTCTGATTATATTGAGCAATCGGCTGTTGAATCAGCATTAACTGAAACAGTATTAGAATTAACGCAACAGCTTTCTCAAAATCAGCAGCAGCTATCAGCCGGAAGAACCATATTCGACGACCTGGAAGCAGCGATTGTTTATTTGGATCAACTCCATAGATCGCAAAAACCAGTGGATGTAGTTGCTCTTAATCAAACTCCAACTATAACCACAGATGAACCAAATTTAAAAGATAATCTTTCAGCTGATTTATATGAGTATTACAGCGCCGACTTGCAAAACTTATTAGTGACTGACCGAGATAAAGAAATTGCTATACGGGCGCTATTAGATAATAAACTAACCCAAGATGTTGAAGAAATTCTCCAAGCCAGTCCAGCCGGATGGACACAAGATGAAGCTAGAGAATTGGTACTTATCGCTAGCAATCAACTGGCAACTCAAAAGTCAGAACCAGAACAGTCACTCACAGAAAAGCAGCGTCAAGAGTCGGAATTCTTAGCTATGGCTGTGCCTATTGCTGTTGAATTAATCAACTGGCAATTAAGAGAAAGTGGCTCAAATTGCCTGAGATTCAAACGTGCAACTCTAGAGAAGCAGGGTAGAGAACTGGTATTTACCCATGATGAACGAGGTGAGATTTTTCGAGTGGCAGTCAGCCGAAACCAGTCGGGTGAGCTTGAGTATTCACCGATTTATATTGGGTCAGTAGAAAGAGAAGATATTCAGCTTTGGCAAAAAGCAGAGCGTGTATTGCAACAAATAATATCAGAAGAACAGCAACAAGAACTCAGACAAAATAAAGAATTTTCTCTCTAG
- a CDS encoding ParM/StbA family protein, translating into MSRPKKQPTSISADAPNTNEAETITEKASMPSKKVIHLMLDAGRSSIKYQAFVNNSTGTTPVMKTESLVCCVPSVPFGELGAFSLSRGKDENNKDVVEHWVVGSSARLQGKEYIAMSDSENHKVDYFPLLALGAIASLPNLLELSTGTSAKRRTLHIRLSTLSLASPLELKKAIEQCKWIAVDGVRYRLCFSKLGFLGFPEGYGASLWASERFDDKQFHTFDIGYGTATISEYSNQGLLPKRVTCSPNGGGGVATLIKEFSRALSNTDSSKMIRPSQLREILETATVGDNGISAIAPDGEDIGSELENAIHSWMKDSPLAYALDDVSVKARRSKVTLCGGAFAIAPVQMLIKERLLKGSIPESNLLIPENPGTVALSEMKKLYLGETTDVNQAA; encoded by the coding sequence ATGTCAAGACCTAAAAAACAACCAACATCTATAAGCGCGGACGCACCTAACACAAACGAGGCTGAAACTATAACAGAGAAAGCATCGATGCCATCAAAAAAGGTAATTCATTTGATGCTAGATGCTGGGCGCTCCAGTATTAAATATCAGGCTTTCGTTAATAACTCTACTGGCACAACACCAGTAATGAAGACCGAATCTTTGGTGTGTTGTGTGCCATCAGTGCCCTTTGGAGAATTAGGAGCTTTCAGCCTAAGCCGAGGCAAAGATGAAAACAACAAAGATGTTGTAGAGCATTGGGTTGTAGGCTCCTCAGCTAGACTGCAAGGTAAGGAATATATAGCGATGAGTGATTCCGAGAATCACAAAGTAGACTACTTCCCGCTACTGGCATTAGGCGCGATCGCCTCCTTGCCAAATCTACTTGAGTTGTCCACGGGTACAAGCGCCAAGCGTAGAACCTTGCACATTCGTTTATCAACCCTCTCGCTAGCTTCCCCATTAGAACTAAAAAAAGCCATTGAACAATGCAAGTGGATAGCAGTAGATGGTGTTAGATACCGTTTGTGTTTCTCTAAACTTGGCTTTCTGGGATTTCCAGAGGGATATGGCGCGTCACTTTGGGCAAGCGAACGCTTTGACGATAAACAATTCCATACTTTTGATATTGGGTATGGTACAGCCACAATCAGCGAATACAGTAATCAAGGCTTATTACCAAAACGGGTAACTTGTAGTCCGAATGGTGGCGGTGGTGTTGCCACACTCATCAAAGAATTCTCCAGAGCATTAAGCAACACCGATTCTTCTAAAATGATTCGCCCCTCCCAACTGCGCGAGATTTTAGAAACTGCAACCGTTGGCGATAACGGCATAAGCGCGATTGCACCTGATGGCGAAGATATTGGGAGTGAGTTAGAGAACGCGATTCATTCATGGATGAAAGATTCTCCCTTGGCTTATGCCCTAGATGACGTATCCGTGAAAGCCAGACGCAGCAAAGTAACTTTGTGTGGCGGTGCGTTTGCGATCGCGCCCGTGCAGATGTTGATTAAAGAAAGATTACTCAAAGGGAGCATTCCAGAAAGTAACTTGTTGATTCCCGAAAATCCGGGAACCGTTGCTTTATCAGAAATGAAAAAACTTTACTTAGGAGAAACGACCGATGTTAACCAAGCGGCTTAA
- a CDS encoding GNAT family N-acetyltransferase — protein sequence MPLTFLISNYDSPYIPLAMQLRYEVFILEQSVPLELELDGLDKEAIHIFAIDNNKVFGTLRMTKYLDSLKIARVCVSKQCRNQGIGMKMLEKAIEYAKGKEYHYIIIESQISVINFYKKFGFQTEGEMFMDAGIPHIQMIKRIL from the coding sequence ATGCCGCTAACATTTTTAATAAGTAATTATGACTCGCCTTATATTCCTTTAGCTATGCAGTTACGTTATGAAGTTTTTATATTAGAGCAATCTGTTCCGCTCGAATTAGAACTCGATGGATTAGATAAAGAAGCAATACACATTTTTGCTATAGATAATAATAAGGTCTTTGGGACATTGAGAATGACTAAGTATTTAGATTCTTTAAAAATAGCCCGTGTCTGCGTAAGTAAGCAATGTAGAAATCAAGGTATAGGCATGAAAATGCTTGAAAAAGCTATAGAGTATGCCAAGGGAAAAGAGTATCATTATATAATTATTGAGTCCCAAATCTCTGTTATTAATTTTTATAAAAAGTTCGGCTTTCAAACTGAGGGAGAAATGTTTATGGATGCAGGGATTCCACATATTCAAATGATCAAAAGGATTCTGTAA
- a CDS encoding plasmid mobilization protein, protein MQPDPRTNLSNQLADTLSNRSVAPDEKREVTITFRASYAEKARLEQRCSGVVQSDYIRARLFDYPLPHPKLVIPEINRQAIYELKKIGNNLNQQTRAINEAVKIGSQPLTTEVKEYLRTIKELVELLEQTRQEITQPISSDDNGKLDKQVAGE, encoded by the coding sequence ATGCAGCCAGACCCCCGTACCAATCTCAGTAATCAACTAGCTGACACATTAAGTAATCGGTCAGTAGCACCAGATGAAAAGCGAGAAGTAACCATCACGTTTAGGGCTAGCTATGCCGAGAAAGCGAGGCTAGAGCAGCGATGCAGTGGAGTGGTGCAAAGTGACTATATAAGAGCGAGATTATTTGATTACCCTCTACCGCATCCTAAGTTAGTCATTCCCGAAATTAACCGACAGGCTATCTACGAGCTAAAGAAGATTGGTAACAACCTGAATCAACAGACTAGGGCTATTAACGAAGCTGTAAAAATTGGTAGTCAACCGTTGACGACGGAGGTGAAAGAATATCTGAGAACTATTAAAGAACTGGTGGAACTCTTAGAACAAACTCGCCAAGAAATTACCCAACCTATATCGAGTGATGACAATGGTAAGCTCGATAAGCAGGTAGCTGGGGAGTAG
- a CDS encoding aspartyl protease produces the protein MISGNFGDEDELFFEIELIAANSFALPVEALFDTGFSWWLAINNQDLEALDWIYLEQQTMLTAQGEAEFDIYLGRVRIDGKEFDIPVHVGEGVSEVLLGRQWLKTRRLVVDMPSRVLTLG, from the coding sequence ATGATTTCTGGCAACTTTGGTGATGAGGATGAATTATTTTTTGAGATAGAGTTGATAGCTGCTAACTCCTTTGCACTACCAGTAGAAGCACTTTTTGATACAGGTTTTTCTTGGTGGCTGGCAATTAATAACCAGGATTTAGAAGCACTTGATTGGATTTATCTAGAACAGCAAACAATGCTCACAGCCCAAGGAGAAGCGGAATTTGACATATATTTAGGAAGAGTGCGAATTGATGGCAAGGAATTTGATATTCCCGTTCATGTGGGTGAAGGAGTATCAGAAGTTTTACTTGGTCGCCAGTGGTTAAAAACTCGACGGTTGGTGGTGGATATGCCGTCTAGGGTGTTAACGCTGGGATAA
- a CDS encoding DUF3854 domain-containing protein: protein MVATFNGSSTTATNDVRGHLDQLTLTPLLSEPRNQATQPNSVEQIWTNESVKQHWISFGAFKDFIKQKFGRDRLCAEQFDAMIEFTDSPHRIAEALRWKKPYSGVVYAALMLNADGSVWHSILSLPNDDGTKPYKRLAPSKNGDQCFYPRVVPTIRRLVEQQLGLEKGSIPDDVDFYEWLANSELPVITTEGGEKLFSLICLGYPATTNYGATCGVDKKTKRFKPSLQRIMNRPRTLLVAYDMDSKPSVVASVNKGIDALSYAAQKVGSSVSRPTWDESLGKGIDDLLLTPNGETLWAQSYNWALCLGIVTKMLGIGAVDEVNSFEQLEQLSQLYGTIVELNILKTRMSADNLIAALNQQIRELTHGKDAVESKSHQSKSYQSKSKIIPADMLAFELVEDYRERLKYCNEYKEWKYYLGDDSGLWKSQDDHMIETRIQGILDARSIVGYGTDSYIVNIRKFMARRLTVETWPQRTGIVPFLDGVLVLATGKFEKHSPGNYLTWTLPHRFDNPKIRDWPTIRGWFQEVTEGDSQKIQTLICFAAATLRGMSHLQKILYLWGNGGNGKGIYSDILTALVGSENTWSGKIENLDNPNFLVDINNKRSVIFEDQDKVNGGLQTFKTLTGGGSTKAKEVYKKACDVRLSATVLITSNYAALQGSGVGRWLKRRLIVINMNYCPPIVDTHLREKLYPEIGAFTQYLLTIPESEIINTLNGKNSTGYDLAYWEMAQMTDSIAAWVERHIVRDPKGVVKVGSNKNEWQSSSYRPEISTLFGSYHHYCQNSGQQGKSLPNFTPDLLQVLNHVLGWSDVKQEKTRTGSHFYGIRLRGAFDEAPFPSESSITSNQAGDGGVTDKVMDMVMDSKPYGDGCDGHLQKNLFVNEVNNHPSNFLKSESLGDEKTDFVESLGKTLSPPSQPLPEIAITPTPQALSSIEPNHHQSVTNPSPAPSASVTTREPVKGDRVKLLSSGEEYKISWVSCGSDKVLLVSALTGEPLTAPSPLRPGAAAGGLNLIDVSELKFLDT from the coding sequence ATGGTAGCCACCTTTAACGGTTCTAGTACTACTGCTACAAATGACGTTCGTGGACATCTAGATCAACTGACTCTAACCCCACTATTATCTGAACCCAGGAATCAGGCGACACAGCCCAATAGTGTTGAGCAAATCTGGACTAACGAGAGCGTTAAACAGCATTGGATTTCATTTGGCGCTTTCAAAGATTTTATTAAGCAGAAGTTTGGGCGTGACCGACTTTGTGCAGAACAGTTTGACGCGATGATTGAGTTTACAGACTCACCGCACCGGATAGCCGAGGCTTTAAGGTGGAAAAAACCATATTCCGGCGTTGTGTATGCTGCGCTGATGCTGAATGCAGATGGTAGCGTCTGGCATTCAATTTTGAGTCTACCAAACGATGATGGCACAAAGCCTTACAAACGGCTAGCTCCATCTAAGAACGGAGATCAGTGCTTCTATCCTCGCGTCGTCCCCACTATTAGAAGGCTCGTTGAGCAACAGCTAGGACTTGAGAAAGGCAGTATCCCTGATGATGTAGATTTCTATGAATGGTTAGCCAATTCTGAGTTACCTGTAATTACGACCGAAGGTGGCGAAAAACTGTTTAGTCTAATATGTCTTGGATATCCCGCCACCACCAACTACGGCGCGACCTGTGGGGTAGATAAAAAGACCAAGCGATTCAAGCCCAGCTTACAGCGAATCATGAATCGCCCTAGAACCTTATTAGTTGCCTATGACATGGATTCTAAGCCCTCGGTCGTAGCATCTGTAAACAAGGGGATTGATGCGCTGTCTTATGCGGCGCAAAAAGTAGGCTCCTCCGTATCGCGCCCCACCTGGGACGAGTCACTAGGCAAAGGGATTGATGACTTGTTGCTGACACCAAACGGTGAAACGCTTTGGGCCCAAAGCTATAACTGGGCACTATGTCTTGGCATAGTCACCAAAATGCTGGGCATTGGGGCGGTAGACGAGGTAAATAGTTTTGAACAACTCGAACAACTTTCTCAACTCTACGGCACGATTGTAGAGTTAAATATTTTGAAAACTCGCATGAGTGCGGATAATCTAATCGCGGCACTAAATCAGCAAATCAGAGAATTGACCCACGGCAAAGATGCCGTTGAGTCCAAGTCTCATCAGTCAAAGTCTTATCAGTCGAAGTCGAAAATTATCCCGGCTGATATGTTGGCATTTGAACTGGTCGAAGATTACCGAGAACGCCTCAAGTACTGCAACGAATACAAGGAATGGAAGTACTATCTAGGTGATGATTCAGGATTGTGGAAATCCCAGGATGACCACATGATCGAAACAAGGATTCAAGGAATATTAGATGCCCGTTCCATTGTTGGCTATGGCACTGATAGCTATATAGTCAATATTCGCAAATTCATGGCGCGACGGCTAACTGTTGAAACGTGGCCCCAAAGAACAGGCATCGTTCCATTCCTAGATGGCGTACTGGTGCTGGCTACTGGAAAGTTTGAGAAACACTCACCCGGTAATTATTTAACCTGGACACTACCCCATCGCTTTGATAATCCCAAGATTAGAGATTGGCCAACAATTCGCGGTTGGTTCCAGGAAGTAACGGAGGGGGACTCCCAAAAAATACAAACCCTCATCTGTTTTGCAGCTGCCACACTTCGCGGTATGTCTCATCTCCAAAAAATTCTTTACCTCTGGGGCAATGGCGGCAATGGTAAAGGCATTTACTCGGATATCCTGACGGCGTTAGTCGGCTCAGAGAATACTTGGAGTGGCAAAATTGAAAACTTGGATAATCCTAATTTCCTGGTAGACATCAACAATAAACGCTCAGTCATTTTTGAGGATCAAGATAAGGTCAATGGCGGTTTGCAAACTTTCAAAACCCTCACGGGGGGAGGAAGCACCAAAGCCAAGGAAGTTTATAAAAAAGCTTGTGATGTTAGATTGTCCGCCACAGTTTTAATTACTTCCAATTATGCGGCACTCCAAGGCTCTGGTGTCGGCAGATGGCTCAAAAGGCGGTTGATTGTAATAAACATGAATTACTGTCCACCAATTGTAGATACTCACCTTAGAGAGAAGCTCTACCCAGAGATCGGAGCCTTCACCCAGTACCTACTTACCATTCCAGAGAGTGAAATAATTAACACTCTCAATGGAAAAAACTCTACTGGCTATGATCTCGCTTACTGGGAAATGGCACAAATGACTGACTCCATCGCGGCTTGGGTGGAACGGCATATCGTGCGAGATCCAAAAGGAGTGGTCAAAGTCGGCTCCAACAAAAACGAATGGCAAAGCAGCAGCTACCGCCCCGAAATCAGCACACTGTTTGGCTCCTACCATCACTACTGCCAAAATTCCGGGCAACAGGGCAAGAGCTTACCCAATTTCACCCCAGACTTACTGCAAGTCTTAAATCATGTGCTGGGATGGTCTGATGTTAAGCAGGAAAAAACCAGAACTGGCAGTCATTTTTACGGTATCCGGTTAAGAGGCGCTTTCGATGAGGCTCCGTTCCCTTCCGAATCTTCAATCACTTCCAATCAGGCTGGTGATGGAGGTGTGACGGACAAGGTTATGGATATGGTGATGGACTCAAAGCCTTATGGTGACGGATGTGATGGACATTTACAGAAAAATCTTTTTGTAAACGAGGTAAATAATCATCCATCTAATTTTTTGAAGAGTGAAAGTTTGGGCGATGAGAAAACGGATTTTGTAGAAAGTTTGGGCAAAACTCTATCACCTCCGTCACAACCATTACCTGAGATAGCTATAACCCCTACTCCACAAGCATTATCATCCATCGAGCCAAACCATCACCAATCCGTCACCAATCCGTCACCGGCTCCATCAGCATCCGTCACCACCCGCGAACCCGTTAAAGGAGATCGTGTAAAGCTACTTTCAAGCGGCGAAGAATATAAAATCTCTTGGGTTTCCTGTGGTAGTGATAAAGTTCTTTTGGTTTCTGCCCTCACTGGAGAGCCGCTCACTGCACCTTCACCGTTGCGTCCTGGCGCTGCGGCTGGTGGATTAAATCTCATTGATGTTAGTGAACTGAAGTTTTTGGATACTTAG